In the Paenibacillus sp. FSL H7-0357 genome, one interval contains:
- a CDS encoding ABC transporter ATP-binding protein: MDNVIEMDGVSKIFHGKKAVDGISFKIGRGSVTAILGPNGAGKTTVLSMLLGLKEQTEGSIKVFGLPPGSRLVREKTGAMLQEVSVMDRLKVREIIALIRSYYPQPMAMEVLLQATGLAKADLQRYAEKLSGGQRRSLNFALALAGNPDLLFFDEPTVGMDITARRHFWDRVRGLAAEGKTILFTTHYLQEAEDIADRILLFSRGALVADGSPDEIKGRIVRQSLSFLAAGDPEELRGRLRQLAAVEEMYDKDGRIVVTTENTDEALRAIFTGGLEVKDVRIDQGRLDEAFEQLTIQPEEGVKP, from the coding sequence ATAGACAACGTGATCGAAATGGATGGGGTAAGTAAAATATTTCACGGAAAAAAAGCGGTGGACGGCATTAGCTTCAAGATTGGCAGGGGTTCGGTTACTGCGATTCTGGGGCCTAACGGGGCGGGGAAAACGACCGTGTTATCCATGCTGCTTGGACTGAAGGAGCAGACGGAAGGCAGCATAAAGGTGTTCGGGCTTCCGCCCGGGAGCCGGTTGGTCCGGGAAAAAACGGGGGCCATGCTGCAGGAAGTAAGCGTAATGGACCGGCTGAAGGTCCGGGAGATCATCGCTCTGATCCGCAGCTATTACCCGCAGCCAATGGCTATGGAGGTTCTGCTGCAGGCGACGGGCCTTGCCAAGGCCGATCTGCAGCGGTATGCCGAGAAGCTCTCCGGCGGCCAGCGGCGCAGCCTGAATTTCGCGCTGGCCCTGGCGGGCAACCCGGATCTGCTGTTCTTTGACGAGCCGACAGTCGGGATGGATATTACAGCGCGGCGGCATTTCTGGGACAGGGTGCGCGGACTGGCCGCTGAAGGAAAGACGATCCTCTTTACGACCCACTATCTGCAGGAGGCCGAGGATATTGCCGACCGGATTCTGCTGTTCAGCCGCGGCGCTCTGGTGGCGGACGGCAGCCCGGATGAGATTAAGGGGAGAATTGTGCGGCAATCGCTGTCCTTTCTGGCTGCAGGCGATCCTGAAGAGCTGCGCGGACGGCTGCGGCAATTGGCGGCGGTCGAGGAAATGTACGATAAAGACGGCCGGATTGTGGTCACGACAGAGAATACGGACGAGGCGCTCCGTGCTATTTTTACCGGCGGGCTTGAAGTGAAGGATGTACGCATCGATCAGGGCCGGCTGGATGAGGCCTTTGAGCAATTGACAATTCAACCGGAGGAGGGCGTCAAGCCATGA
- a CDS encoding ABC transporter permease has protein sequence MRSYWKQIWPPLVAVVFFLGLWQVSVSLFHIESWILPSPSDIARETSGNASGIWAHTAATLRLTLIGFPIGTGVGLIVALLLHLLPWLKRALYPLLILSQNVPSIALAPLLIIWFGFGLLPKIVLITLVCFFPVSVAAMGGLMQSDRTMLNYMKMAGANKWQIFTKLELPGSLPALFSGLKISATYAVMGAVVAEWIGADKGIGYYMLLQKSAYRTDRVFVAIAIIVLLSLVLFALIALLEKWLVRWKPRKSS, from the coding sequence GTGAGATCGTATTGGAAACAGATTTGGCCGCCCCTTGTGGCGGTCGTCTTTTTTCTGGGGTTATGGCAAGTTTCGGTATCCCTGTTCCATATCGAGTCATGGATTCTTCCCAGCCCAAGCGATATCGCCCGGGAAACCTCGGGCAATGCTTCCGGCATTTGGGCACATACAGCGGCTACGCTGCGCCTTACCCTGATCGGCTTCCCTATCGGCACAGGCGTGGGTCTTATTGTTGCCCTGCTGCTGCATCTGCTGCCTTGGCTCAAGAGAGCGCTCTACCCGCTGCTCATTCTCAGTCAAAATGTGCCCTCCATTGCGCTCGCGCCGCTGCTGATTATCTGGTTCGGCTTCGGGCTGCTGCCGAAGATTGTGCTGATTACGCTGGTCTGCTTCTTCCCGGTTTCAGTCGCTGCCATGGGCGGCCTGATGCAAAGCGACCGGACCATGCTGAACTATATGAAGATGGCCGGCGCGAACAAATGGCAGATCTTCACCAAGCTGGAGCTTCCGGGCTCCCTGCCCGCCCTGTTCTCGGGACTTAAAATTTCGGCCACCTACGCCGTAATGGGCGCTGTTGTCGCGGAATGGATCGGCGCTGACAAGGGCATCGGCTACTACATGCTGCTGCAAAAATCCGCTTACCGCACAGACCGCGTATTCGTCGCCATTGCCATCATCGTGCTGCTCAGTCTTGTGCTGTTCGCACTTATCGCGCTGCTGGAGAAATGGCTGGTGCGCTGGAAACCGCGCAAAAGTTCCTAG
- a CDS encoding thiamine-binding protein, with amino-acid sequence MANTLLSIQVIPKTPNNEDSIPYVDKAIEVIQKSGVKHQVNPLETTMEGDITELLEVVRQMHEALIAAGSPSVISQIKIAHNPNGISMDKLTEKYRP; translated from the coding sequence GTGGCCAATACATTGCTAAGCATTCAGGTAATTCCCAAAACTCCGAACAACGAGGATTCGATTCCTTACGTGGACAAAGCCATCGAAGTGATTCAGAAATCCGGTGTGAAACATCAGGTGAACCCGCTGGAGACCACGATGGAGGGCGACATCACCGAGCTGCTTGAGGTTGTGCGCCAGATGCATGAAGCGCTGATTGCAGCAGGCAGTCCGAGCGTCATCTCCCAGATCAAAATTGCCCATAACCCGAATGGAATCAGCATGGACAAGCTGACGGAGAAATACCGGCCGTGA
- a CDS encoding sensor histidine kinase has translation MLSGRKFRLFPQKYGFFPFVWMFYLLLPAFNLQEERGLKLIIGAALLLLFAVTYRQLYWAGDKAFNYWLGLQMLLIVVLSLCYNPVNFFMGFFSSNFVGWYAGKREFKIAYVVFCGVILVPLVIAAWGMNLHDLLFFFPFLIIMLVSPFGVKSLGRRKILEKQLDQANEVIEELVKREERMRIARDLHDTMGHTLSLITLKSQLVERLVAKDPERAQAEAREIQRTSRAALRQVRELVSEMRAVTVAEELAEAGKMLRAAEIALEVQGEVSLEDVPDLTQNILSLCIKEAVTNIVKHSQATRCRIGIALTEGAVRITVEDNGIGLTPDEAGRERRDGNGMKGMAERLSLVDGSMTLCSNPGGGTALSVVIPRIIKEHKEGELA, from the coding sequence ATGTTGTCAGGCAGGAAGTTTCGGTTGTTCCCGCAAAAATACGGTTTTTTCCCTTTTGTATGGATGTTCTATTTGTTGCTTCCGGCCTTTAATCTACAGGAGGAGCGGGGCCTGAAGCTGATCATTGGAGCAGCTCTGCTGCTGCTCTTCGCCGTGACATACCGCCAGTTATACTGGGCCGGTGACAAAGCCTTTAACTACTGGCTGGGGCTGCAAATGCTGCTGATTGTGGTGCTGAGCCTATGCTACAACCCGGTTAATTTTTTTATGGGCTTTTTCTCTTCCAACTTTGTCGGCTGGTATGCCGGTAAGAGAGAGTTCAAGATAGCCTATGTAGTTTTTTGCGGTGTAATTCTGGTACCGCTGGTTATAGCGGCATGGGGGATGAATTTGCATGACCTGCTGTTCTTTTTTCCTTTTTTAATTATCATGCTGGTCTCTCCGTTCGGGGTAAAATCTCTAGGCCGTAGAAAAATACTGGAGAAACAGCTGGATCAGGCGAATGAAGTCATCGAGGAGCTGGTCAAACGCGAAGAGCGGATGCGGATCGCCCGGGACCTGCATGATACGATGGGTCATACCCTGTCGCTGATTACGCTGAAAAGCCAGCTTGTCGAGAGGCTTGTCGCCAAGGACCCGGAGCGCGCGCAGGCCGAAGCCAGGGAGATTCAGCGCACCTCGCGTGCGGCACTGCGCCAGGTTCGCGAGCTGGTCTCGGAGATGCGGGCAGTTACCGTAGCCGAGGAACTGGCAGAGGCCGGGAAAATGCTGCGGGCTGCAGAGATCGCCCTTGAAGTGCAGGGGGAGGTGTCGCTGGAGGACGTGCCTGACCTGACACAGAATATCCTCAGCCTCTGCATCAAGGAGGCGGTGACGAATATAGTGAAGCATAGCCAAGCCACCCGTTGCCGAATCGGAATTGCGCTGACGGAGGGGGCAGTGCGGATCACCGTTGAGGATAACGGAATCGGCCTCACTCCTGATGAAGCAGGACGGGAACGCCGCGACGGCAACGGAATGAAAGGGATGGCCGAGCGGTTGTCGCTCGTTGACGGTTCAATGACATTATGCTCCAATCCGGGCGGGGGGACAGCATTATCTGTAGTGATTCCAAGGATTATCAAGGAACATAAGGAGGGGGAATTGGCATGA
- a CDS encoding sigma-70 family RNA polymerase sigma factor, whose amino-acid sequence MTFNPNDSLAWAGRFKNKDKKALAEAIDFFGPDVQRLVWRILSGTGSAEDVEECVSDVFMAAWSGISRYEPERASFRTWLFLLAKYKALDLRRKLLRRGGTGEAAASRATWNEISAEQEVLSRETASELIGCVQQLGEPDRSLFLRRYFLYESLDQLAQTFSLSKRAVESRLYRCRTLIKQALGLSESQGKEAQHGQRHEN is encoded by the coding sequence ATGACGTTCAATCCTAATGACAGCCTGGCATGGGCCGGGCGGTTCAAAAACAAAGATAAAAAAGCACTCGCAGAAGCGATTGATTTCTTTGGCCCTGATGTGCAAAGACTGGTCTGGCGTATTCTGTCCGGCACCGGAAGCGCGGAGGATGTTGAGGAATGTGTGAGCGATGTGTTTATGGCGGCATGGAGCGGAATCAGCCGTTATGAGCCCGAGCGCGCCTCCTTCCGCACCTGGCTGTTCCTGCTGGCCAAATACAAAGCGCTGGACCTGAGACGCAAGCTGCTGCGCCGGGGCGGAACCGGAGAAGCAGCTGCCTCCAGAGCTACATGGAATGAGATTTCCGCCGAACAGGAAGTTCTTTCCCGAGAGACGGCCAGTGAATTGATCGGCTGCGTGCAGCAGCTGGGCGAACCGGACCGCAGCCTGTTTCTGCGCAGATATTTCCTTTATGAGAGCCTTGATCAGCTAGCGCAAACCTTCAGTCTCAGTAAAAGGGCAGTCGAAAGCCGCTTATACCGTTGCCGGACGCTGATCAAGCAGGCGCTAGGCCTGTCTGAGAGTCAGGGAAAGGAGGCTCAACATGGCCAAAGACATGAAAATTGA
- a CDS encoding DMT family transporter has translation MPQKGLKLAYIFAVLNAVIIGFSFLFTKVALGHAGPLDTLTYRFAASFIVMSIPVAFGWVKISYSGKPIGKALLLAAMYPLGFFTLQVFGLQHATSAEGGILYSFTPVVTMIIASIFLKERTTLLQKLCIFLSVFGVVFIFVMKGSSINLSNMTGIVLLFLTCLAFAGYSVLARSLSKHFSPAELSYLMMGIGFATFLIISLTGHVSSGTLGDFFKPLGSSTFILSTLYLGIIASLVTTLTSTYILSKIEASLTSVFTNLSTIVSIVAGAVFLGENITVYHWIGSFLIIAGVIGTNRLGRKKAAGA, from the coding sequence ATGCCGCAAAAAGGACTTAAGCTGGCTTATATATTTGCCGTGCTTAACGCAGTTATTATCGGATTCTCATTCTTATTCACCAAAGTAGCGCTCGGTCATGCCGGACCGCTCGATACATTGACCTACCGCTTCGCGGCTTCATTTATAGTGATGTCGATCCCGGTCGCCTTCGGCTGGGTCAAAATATCCTACAGCGGCAAGCCAATTGGTAAAGCGCTGCTGCTGGCAGCCATGTACCCGCTCGGATTCTTCACCCTCCAGGTATTCGGACTCCAGCATGCCACCTCTGCCGAGGGAGGAATTCTCTATTCTTTCACCCCGGTTGTGACGATGATCATCGCCTCTATATTCTTGAAAGAGCGCACGACGCTTCTGCAGAAGCTGTGTATCTTCCTGTCCGTATTCGGCGTTGTGTTCATCTTTGTCATGAAAGGGAGCAGTATTAATCTGTCCAACATGACCGGGATTGTGTTGTTATTCCTGACCTGTCTGGCTTTTGCCGGATACAGCGTACTGGCCCGGTCACTCTCCAAGCATTTCAGCCCCGCTGAACTCAGCTATTTAATGATGGGAATTGGCTTCGCCACATTCCTGATCATTTCGCTTACCGGACATGTGTCCAGCGGCACGCTTGGCGATTTCTTCAAACCGCTCGGCAGCAGCACCTTTATCTTGTCTACCCTTTACTTGGGTATTATAGCGTCGCTCGTCACCACCCTAACATCAACCTATATTTTGTCCAAAATCGAAGCTTCCCTTACGAGTGTGTTCACCAATCTCTCGACCATCGTCTCCATTGTGGCCGGGGCAGTGTTTCTCGGGGAAAACATCACTGTGTATCACTGGATCGGATCGTTCCTGATTATTGCAGGGGTTATTGGCACCAACCGTCTGGGACGCAAGAAAGCCGCCGGGGCTTAA
- a CDS encoding ABC transporter substrate-binding protein, producing the protein MGVTKVLKLSLTCMLVFAIAGCGNSNGNSGGNAADTAGNSTTAPETTAGAATDAPKELTKVKVALDWTPNTNHTGLYAAKELGYYEEEGLDVEIVQPGAAGSDTMVTSGEAAFGISAQEALTLARLQKVPLVSIAAIIQHNTSGFAAPKDRNIKTPKDFEGKTYGGWGSPAEEAAMKAIMDPEGGDVKKVKLVNIGEADFFTAVKRDIDFAWIFYAWTGIEAELRGEPLDMLYLKDYAPQLDYYTPVLTTSEKEIAEHPELVKAFLKATSKGYQYAIDQPEEAAAILSKAVPELDPKLVLASQKWISPKYKDDAVRWGEQKSEVWQDYADWMYGLKLLDQPLDVPSTFTNEFLPAN; encoded by the coding sequence ATGGGAGTCACAAAAGTATTAAAGCTCAGCCTCACCTGCATGCTGGTCTTTGCCATTGCCGGATGCGGCAATAGCAATGGGAACTCTGGCGGGAATGCAGCAGACACTGCCGGGAACAGCACCACTGCTCCTGAAACCACTGCCGGGGCAGCAACGGACGCTCCGAAGGAGCTGACCAAGGTCAAGGTCGCGCTGGACTGGACGCCGAATACAAATCATACCGGGCTTTATGCGGCAAAAGAGCTGGGCTATTACGAAGAGGAAGGGCTGGATGTTGAAATCGTGCAGCCGGGTGCTGCCGGGTCCGACACGATGGTTACCTCGGGCGAAGCTGCTTTTGGCATCAGTGCCCAAGAGGCGCTGACGCTGGCCCGCCTGCAGAAGGTGCCGCTCGTGTCCATCGCCGCTATCATTCAGCATAATACCTCCGGGTTCGCTGCACCGAAAGACCGCAATATTAAGACACCGAAGGATTTCGAAGGCAAAACCTACGGTGGCTGGGGTTCCCCTGCCGAAGAAGCGGCCATGAAAGCCATTATGGACCCCGAAGGCGGAGATGTGAAAAAGGTGAAGCTGGTGAACATCGGTGAAGCGGACTTCTTCACCGCCGTGAAACGCGACATTGATTTTGCCTGGATCTTCTATGCCTGGACCGGGATTGAAGCGGAGCTGCGCGGAGAACCGCTCGACATGCTCTACCTCAAGGATTATGCACCCCAGCTCGATTACTACACGCCGGTACTGACTACGAGCGAGAAGGAAATTGCCGAACATCCGGAGCTGGTGAAGGCTTTCCTTAAGGCTACCTCGAAAGGTTATCAATACGCCATTGATCAGCCGGAGGAAGCCGCAGCCATTCTTTCCAAAGCTGTTCCCGAGCTGGATCCCAAGCTGGTCCTGGCCAGCCAGAAATGGATCAGCCCGAAATACAAGGATGATGCCGTCCGCTGGGGCGAGCAGAAGAGCGAGGTCTGGCAGGATTACGCCGACTGGATGTATGGCCTGAAGCTGCTCGATCAGCCGCTGGATGTTCCAAGCACATTTACGAATGAGTTTTTGCCAGCTAACTGA
- a CDS encoding aminotransferase-like domain-containing protein codes for MKKYLSVLSDMENRIREGQYSPGQKLPSVRSSAEFYGCSISTILRAYGELERQHAIYSIPQSGYYMVERSEDAGPARGSETIDFASASPDLNVFPYLDFQHCLNKAIDRHKYHLFTYGDALGLGTLRQTLVPHLAEYQVFAKVGQIIITSGTQQALEVLAKMPFPNGGTEILVEQPGYDLYLRYLEAEGMPVSGIARSAAGIDLRELEERFSGGGIKFFYTMPRYHNPLGTSFSTEERKAIARLAGKYDVYIVEDDYMADLGAERRFDPIYAYDQTSHVIYLKSYSKIIFPGLRLGAAVVPETLFKTFCAYKGYTDNSLLSQAALEVYIRNGMYEHHKHKIKALYAERISAMYEALQRHNTEGLIEVSSDSSGIYMQYKLPETVNLDRVVKRLAQRKISVVSGKGFYMTGYGNREKFMRISISRARLDQIDEGVKAIVQEVKRGGGW; via the coding sequence ATGAAAAAGTATCTTTCGGTCTTGTCCGACATGGAAAACCGGATCAGAGAGGGGCAATACAGCCCGGGGCAAAAACTGCCCTCTGTGCGTAGCAGCGCAGAATTCTACGGCTGCAGCATCAGCACTATTCTGCGGGCATACGGGGAGCTGGAAAGACAACACGCGATTTATTCTATTCCGCAGAGCGGATACTACATGGTTGAAAGGTCTGAAGATGCGGGGCCTGCCAGGGGCAGTGAGACGATTGATTTTGCTTCGGCCTCGCCCGATCTGAATGTGTTTCCGTATTTGGATTTTCAGCATTGTCTCAATAAAGCGATTGACAGGCACAAATACCACTTGTTCACCTATGGAGATGCGCTGGGACTGGGTACGCTGCGCCAGACTCTTGTGCCCCATCTGGCCGAATATCAGGTCTTTGCCAAGGTGGGGCAGATCATCATCACTTCGGGAACCCAGCAGGCGCTGGAGGTGCTGGCCAAGATGCCATTTCCGAATGGCGGGACAGAAATCCTTGTTGAACAGCCCGGATATGATCTGTACCTGCGTTATTTGGAGGCGGAGGGGATGCCGGTGAGCGGGATTGCCCGTTCGGCAGCCGGCATTGATCTGCGGGAGCTGGAGGAGAGGTTCAGCGGCGGGGGAATCAAATTCTTTTATACCATGCCCAGATATCATAATCCGCTCGGAACCTCTTTCAGTACGGAGGAACGGAAAGCCATTGCCCGGTTGGCCGGCAAATACGATGTATACATCGTTGAGGATGATTATATGGCAGACCTGGGTGCAGAACGGCGCTTTGATCCTATTTATGCGTATGACCAGACTTCACATGTTATTTATTTGAAAAGCTATTCCAAAATCATTTTTCCGGGTCTCCGGCTGGGTGCGGCTGTTGTACCGGAAACCCTGTTTAAGACATTCTGCGCGTATAAAGGATACACGGACAATTCGTTATTGTCCCAAGCAGCCCTTGAGGTGTATATCAGGAATGGCATGTATGAGCATCACAAACACAAAATAAAGGCTCTGTATGCTGAAAGAATCAGCGCAATGTACGAGGCACTCCAGCGGCACAATACGGAAGGTCTGATTGAAGTGTCTTCGGACAGCTCCGGGATCTACATGCAGTATAAGCTGCCGGAGACAGTGAATTTGGATCGTGTGGTCAAGCGGCTCGCGCAGAGAAAGATCAGCGTCGTATCAGGCAAGGGATTCTATATGACCGGTTACGGGAACCGGGAGAAGTTTATGCGGATCAGCATTTCACGCGCCCGGCTGGACCAGATCGACGAAGGCGTCAAGGCCATTGTCCAGGAAGTGAAGCGCGGGGGCGGATGGTAA
- a CDS encoding response regulator transcription factor: protein MIGIVIAEDQRLLRGAMASLLDLEEDIEVLGEAGDGAEALALIERLEPDVCLMDIEMPLKSGLEVAELLKAKGCRTKIIILTTFARPGYFERGVKAGIQGYLLKDEPVDKLADAIRRVMEGHREVSPELVFGSLREENPLSSREREILRLAGAGQTAGEIAGSLHLSYGTVRNYISEILGKLEVKSRIEAVRLAEEKGWI from the coding sequence ATGATAGGCATTGTAATCGCCGAGGATCAGCGTTTGCTGCGCGGGGCGATGGCCTCGCTGCTTGACCTGGAGGAGGACATTGAGGTTCTCGGAGAGGCCGGTGACGGGGCGGAGGCGCTTGCGCTGATCGAGCGGCTGGAACCGGACGTGTGTCTTATGGACATCGAAATGCCGCTGAAGAGCGGGCTGGAGGTTGCGGAGCTGCTGAAAGCCAAAGGCTGCCGGACGAAGATCATTATCCTGACGACCTTTGCCCGGCCGGGCTATTTCGAACGGGGCGTGAAGGCCGGGATTCAGGGCTATCTGCTGAAGGACGAGCCGGTCGACAAGCTGGCGGATGCGATCCGGCGCGTCATGGAAGGGCACCGTGAGGTGTCGCCGGAACTGGTCTTTGGCAGCCTGCGGGAAGAGAATCCGCTATCCTCCCGTGAACGGGAGATTCTGCGGCTGGCCGGAGCAGGGCAGACGGCCGGTGAAATTGCCGGGAGTCTGCACCTCTCCTATGGGACAGTACGCAATTACATCTCGGAAATTCTGGGCAAGCTGGAAGTGAAAAGCCGGATCGAAGCCGTACGGCTGGCTGAGGAGAAGGGCTGGATTTAG
- a CDS encoding ABC transporter ATP-binding protein: MPHITDNPPSGTEAAGIPESRTLPPALEVKGVSKTFTHRRRETRVLDNVSLTVQPQEFVSIVGPSGCGKSTLFHIIGGLELPDAGTVSMNGNLVTGQRGEISYMPQQPALFPWRSIEDNVLLAGELKGAPQAAARETARHWLAKVGLSGFERAYPHMLSGGMQQRAAFLRALLAPQELMLLDEPFSALDALTRSEMQRWLLELWEENRRSVLFITHNIEEALLLSSRIYVFSGRPGSVLHTVDVPFPRPRREEIADSPEFLQLKRQLSQWMREEQAKSAK, encoded by the coding sequence ATGCCGCATATTACAGATAACCCGCCATCCGGCACTGAAGCAGCCGGCATTCCTGAATCCAGGACCTTACCGCCTGCACTTGAGGTAAAAGGAGTCTCCAAAACCTTCACCCACCGCCGCCGCGAAACCCGCGTGCTGGACAACGTATCCTTAACAGTGCAGCCGCAGGAATTCGTCTCAATTGTCGGACCCTCAGGCTGCGGAAAAAGCACTTTATTCCATATTATCGGGGGCCTGGAGCTGCCGGATGCCGGAACGGTAAGCATGAACGGCAACCTTGTTACAGGGCAGCGCGGAGAGATCAGCTATATGCCGCAGCAGCCCGCGCTGTTCCCTTGGCGGAGCATCGAGGACAACGTCCTGCTCGCCGGTGAGCTTAAGGGCGCGCCGCAGGCTGCGGCGCGGGAAACCGCCCGCCACTGGCTGGCCAAGGTCGGCCTTAGCGGCTTCGAGCGGGCCTACCCGCATATGCTGTCGGGCGGCATGCAGCAGCGGGCAGCCTTCCTGCGGGCTCTGCTCGCGCCGCAGGAGCTGATGCTGCTGGACGAGCCGTTCAGCGCGCTGGATGCGCTGACGCGCAGCGAAATGCAGCGCTGGCTGCTGGAGCTGTGGGAGGAGAACCGCCGCTCCGTGCTGTTCATCACCCACAACATCGAAGAAGCGTTGCTGCTCTCCAGCCGCATCTATGTGTTCTCCGGACGTCCCGGCTCCGTCCTGCATACGGTCGATGTCCCGTTTCCCCGGCCGCGCCGCGAGGAAATCGCCGATTCGCCGGAATTCCTCCAGCTCAAGCGCCAGCTGTCGCAGTGGATGCGGGAAGAGCAGGCGAAGAGCGCCAAGTAA
- a CDS encoding pyridoxamine 5'-phosphate oxidase family protein, whose amino-acid sequence MDNNELEQNIIKALDDNKFGSFGTIEAGNKPKVRYMAVFHDGLNIYLATNRKTHKVEELKDNPHAFLLLGYEKGGGKDVLEIEATVAVTKDEGLRAKVWNKSLEQWFKGPDDPDYVILELAPARIEYVGKNEEHGVWQPTAAVNG is encoded by the coding sequence ATGGATAACAATGAGCTGGAGCAAAATATCATCAAAGCGCTGGATGACAATAAGTTCGGTTCCTTCGGCACGATAGAAGCCGGCAACAAACCTAAGGTGCGTTATATGGCGGTATTTCATGACGGCTTAAACATTTACCTCGCTACCAATCGGAAGACGCATAAGGTAGAAGAGCTGAAGGATAATCCGCATGCTTTTCTGTTGCTTGGATATGAAAAGGGCGGCGGCAAGGATGTGCTGGAGATCGAAGCAACAGTCGCGGTCACCAAGGATGAAGGCTTACGGGCCAAAGTATGGAACAAATCACTGGAGCAATGGTTCAAGGGACCGGATGATCCTGACTATGTCATTCTGGAGCTTGCACCGGCACGGATAGAGTATGTTGGCAAAAACGAAGAGCATGGCGTTTGGCAGCCTACAGCTGCCGTTAACGGCTAA
- the nfsA gene encoding oxygen-insensitive NADPH nitroreductase produces MKPNNETLELLNQHVSVRQYLDKPVSEEQLAAIIGAGQMASTSSNVQAYSVIAVTEPGLKAQLAALSGNQAYIEQCPVFLVWCADLYRLHETTATYLQSAESFDSTENFIVATVDAALAAQNAAIAAESLGMGIVYIGGVRNNIAELSELLNLPERVYPVFGMCLGYPAGASGLRPRLPLEAVLHRNGYDKAKTAGQVAAYDEVSSAYMRERTGGQSDAPWSAMMAKRFAEPARMHMKEFLQKKGFMQK; encoded by the coding sequence ATGAAGCCGAATAACGAAACCCTTGAATTATTAAATCAGCATGTCTCCGTCCGCCAGTACCTGGACAAGCCGGTAAGTGAAGAACAGCTTGCTGCCATCATCGGCGCAGGCCAGATGGCTTCGACCTCCAGCAATGTCCAGGCCTATAGTGTCATTGCAGTCACTGAGCCCGGGCTTAAAGCACAGCTTGCCGCCCTCTCGGGCAATCAGGCTTATATCGAGCAGTGTCCGGTCTTTCTGGTCTGGTGTGCCGATCTGTACCGGCTGCATGAAACAACGGCAACCTATTTGCAATCAGCCGAATCCTTCGATTCCACTGAGAATTTCATTGTTGCCACCGTTGACGCAGCGCTTGCGGCGCAGAACGCTGCCATTGCTGCAGAATCGCTAGGCATGGGCATCGTCTACATCGGCGGAGTCCGCAACAATATCGCCGAGTTGTCGGAGCTGCTGAATCTGCCTGAACGGGTCTATCCGGTATTCGGCATGTGTCTCGGGTATCCTGCCGGGGCCTCCGGACTTCGTCCGCGTCTTCCGCTGGAAGCTGTACTGCACCGGAACGGCTATGACAAGGCCAAAACTGCCGGGCAGGTTGCAGCTTATGACGAAGTGTCGAGTGCCTATATGCGCGAGCGGACGGGCGGACAGAGTGATGCACCCTGGTCGGCTATGATGGCTAAACGTTTTGCGGAGCCGGCCCGCATGCATATGAAGGAATTTCTGCAGAAAAAGGGATTTATGCAAAAATAG
- a CDS encoding ABC transporter permease, with the protein MKLIINQCKSELLRIFRNPYYVFWSLVMPIMFYFIFTKVVNTGMDDAALWQAHYLMSMAAFSVMGSAIMTLGIRLVQERTQGWNTFIRITPLPSYVYFIGKMFAQMIMQLFSVVCIFAAGYLMNGVSLTAGQWLFSGLWIVVASLPFLALGTLVGFMKRVDTASGVSNVLYMGLALAGGMWMPLDILPELMQRIGRWLPSYNYGNGAWEIVRGGHPQWSGVLILLGYLAMFMLLSLYIRKKQEAV; encoded by the coding sequence ATGAAACTAATTATCAACCAATGCAAGTCCGAGCTGCTGCGGATCTTCCGCAATCCTTATTATGTGTTCTGGTCGCTGGTTATGCCGATCATGTTCTATTTCATCTTCACTAAAGTGGTGAATACAGGCATGGACGACGCGGCCCTCTGGCAGGCTCATTATCTGATGTCGATGGCGGCGTTCAGTGTAATGGGGTCAGCGATCATGACGCTTGGCATCCGGCTTGTGCAGGAGCGGACCCAGGGCTGGAACACCTTTATCCGCATTACTCCGCTGCCGTCCTATGTCTATTTCATCGGCAAAATGTTTGCTCAGATGATCATGCAGCTTTTCTCCGTGGTATGCATATTTGCCGCCGGTTATTTGATGAACGGGGTGTCCCTGACTGCAGGGCAGTGGCTGTTCAGCGGATTATGGATTGTTGTCGCCTCCCTGCCTTTTCTGGCGCTGGGCACACTTGTCGGCTTTATGAAACGGGTAGACACGGCAAGCGGTGTCAGCAATGTGCTCTATATGGGGCTGGCGCTGGCCGGCGGCATGTGGATGCCGCTGGATATTCTTCCGGAGCTGATGCAGCGGATCGGCCGCTGGCTGCCTTCTTATAATTATGGAAACGGGGCGTGGGAGATTGTACGGGGCGGCCATCCACAGTGGAGCGGTGTGCTGATTTTGCTCGGCTATCTGGCAATGTTTATGTTACTATCGCTGTATATTCGAAAAAAACAGGAAGCGGTGTAA